Proteins encoded in a region of the Geobacillus genomosp. 3 genome:
- the panD gene encoding aspartate 1-decarboxylase yields the protein MFRTLMNAKIHRARVTEANLDYVGSITIDEDILDAVGMVANEKVQVVNNNNGARFETYIIPGERGSGVFCLNGAAARLVQKGDIIIVISYALVPEEKIAAHRPKIAIMDEHNRIAQLIAEEPAHTIL from the coding sequence GTGTTTCGTACGCTTATGAATGCCAAAATTCACCGCGCCCGTGTAACGGAAGCCAATTTGGATTACGTCGGCAGCATTACGATCGATGAAGATATTTTAGATGCGGTCGGCATGGTCGCTAATGAAAAAGTGCAGGTGGTCAACAATAATAATGGAGCCCGTTTTGAGACGTACATCATTCCCGGCGAGCGCGGCAGCGGCGTCTTTTGCCTGAACGGCGCCGCCGCCCGCCTCGTGCAAAAAGGGGACATCATTATCGTCATTTCGTATGCGCTCGTTCCGGAAGAAAAGATCGCCGCGCATCGGCCGAAAATCGCCATTATGGACGAACACAACCGCATCGCGCAGCTCATTGCTGAAGAGCCGGCACATACGATTTTATAA
- the panC gene encoding pantoate--beta-alanine ligase translates to MIVVDRIAAMQALISQHRREGKTIGFVPTMGYLHEGHAALIERARQENDIVVLSVFVNPLQFGPNEDFARYPRDFARDRQIAEQHGVDVLFHPEAGEMYPGPLTVQAVVKARTDVLCGRSRPGHFDGVATVLTKLFHIVMPDRAYFGLKDAQQVAVVDGLIRDFNFPIELVPVPTVREADGLAKSSRNVYLSPQERKEAPALYQALRSAAAAVDRGERSAAAIRRLVREHIEAHTHAEIDYVEVCSYPDLTPLETLHGTVLVAVAVRFASARLIDNIILELPKAHKQED, encoded by the coding sequence ATGATCGTCGTTGACCGCATTGCGGCGATGCAGGCGTTGATCAGCCAACACCGCCGCGAAGGAAAAACGATCGGGTTCGTCCCGACGATGGGCTATTTGCACGAAGGGCATGCCGCCCTTATCGAGCGGGCGCGTCAAGAAAATGACATCGTCGTCTTAAGCGTTTTTGTCAACCCGCTTCAGTTTGGACCGAATGAAGATTTTGCCCGCTATCCGCGCGATTTTGCCCGCGACCGGCAAATCGCCGAACAGCATGGGGTTGATGTTTTGTTTCATCCGGAGGCAGGCGAGATGTACCCGGGGCCGCTCACGGTGCAAGCTGTCGTGAAAGCGCGCACCGATGTGTTGTGCGGACGGTCAAGGCCCGGCCATTTCGACGGCGTGGCGACCGTGCTTACGAAGCTGTTTCACATCGTCATGCCTGACCGCGCCTATTTTGGGCTAAAAGACGCCCAACAAGTGGCCGTTGTCGACGGCTTGATCCGCGACTTCAACTTTCCGATCGAGCTCGTGCCGGTACCGACGGTCCGCGAGGCCGACGGGTTGGCGAAAAGTTCACGCAATGTTTATTTATCGCCGCAGGAGCGGAAGGAGGCGCCGGCGCTTTATCAAGCGCTGCGGTCGGCAGCGGCGGCTGTCGACCGCGGGGAGCGGAGCGCTGCCGCCATCCGCCGCCTTGTACGCGAGCATATTGAGGCGCATACGCATGCGGAAATCGATTATGTCGAAGTTTGTTCGTACCCGGATTTAACGCCGCTTGAAACACTTCACGGAACGGTGCTTGTCGCGGTTGCCGTCCGGTTTGCGAGCGCCCGCTTGATCGACAATATCATCCTCGAGCTGCCCAAGGCGCATAAACAAGAAGATTGA
- the panB gene encoding 3-methyl-2-oxobutanoate hydroxymethyltransferase, which produces MKTKTDFFRMKQADEPIVMVTAYDFPSAKLAEQAGVDMILVGDSLGMVVLGYDSTIPVTVDDMIHHTKAVRRGAPSTFIVTDMPFMSYHASKEEALQNARRIMQQSGANAVKVEGADEVVEIIAALTKAGVPVVAHLGLTPQSVGVLGGYKVQGKDAESAKKLMNDAKQCEQAGAIGLVLECVPKQLAAAISRELHIPVIGIGAGADVDGQVLVYHDLLGYGVSRVPKFVKQYAIIQDVIVEALANYVADVKLRQFPEPAHAFAMKEEEWVALYGGRQS; this is translated from the coding sequence GTGAAGACGAAAACGGATTTTTTCCGCATGAAGCAGGCGGACGAGCCCATTGTGATGGTGACCGCCTACGACTTTCCGTCGGCGAAGCTTGCTGAACAAGCTGGAGTGGATATGATTTTAGTCGGCGACTCGCTCGGCATGGTCGTGCTTGGCTACGATTCGACTATTCCGGTGACAGTCGATGATATGATCCATCATACGAAGGCAGTCCGCCGCGGCGCGCCGAGCACGTTTATCGTCACCGACATGCCGTTTATGTCGTATCACGCGTCCAAAGAGGAGGCGCTGCAAAACGCCCGGCGCATTATGCAACAATCGGGGGCAAATGCGGTCAAAGTCGAAGGGGCGGATGAAGTCGTTGAGATTATCGCTGCACTGACGAAAGCGGGCGTGCCGGTCGTTGCCCATCTGGGGCTGACGCCGCAGTCGGTCGGCGTCCTTGGCGGCTACAAAGTGCAAGGCAAAGATGCGGAAAGCGCGAAAAAGCTCATGAATGATGCGAAGCAGTGCGAGCAGGCAGGAGCGATCGGCCTCGTCCTGGAGTGTGTACCGAAGCAGCTTGCAGCTGCCATCTCCCGCGAACTTCATATTCCGGTCATCGGCATCGGGGCCGGCGCGGATGTCGACGGCCAGGTGCTCGTTTATCACGACCTGCTTGGCTACGGTGTCAGCCGTGTCCCGAAGTTTGTCAAACAATACGCCATCATTCAAGATGTCATCGTCGAGGCGTTGGCCAACTATGTCGCCGATGTCAAACTGCGCCAGTTTCCGGAGCCGGCACATGCGTTTGCGATGAAGGAAGAAGAATGGGTGGCATTATACGGAGGAAGACAATCATGA
- a CDS encoding bifunctional biotin--[acetyl-CoA-carboxylase] synthetase/biotin operon repressor — protein sequence MAHGAQSDTRKKLLELFAEANGEFLSGQKISEQLGCSRAAVWKHIEELRKEGFELEAVRRLGYRIVSTPDKVTANEIQLGLKTETLGHTIHFFEEVDSTQRIAAKLAYEGAPEGTLVVAEEQKAGRGRLDRKWFSPQGTGIWMSLILRPPIPPQQAPQLTLLVAVAISQAIQEVTGLVPDIKWPNDILLHGKKCVGILTELQADPDRVRSVIVGIGINVNQTGAQFPEDIRAIATSLAMEKGERIKRAPLIQEILLRIERLYKQYLAHGFRPVKLLWEGYAVSIGKPVTARTLGGAIRGIARGITDDGLLILEDEHHQLHYIHSADIQL from the coding sequence ATGGCTCATGGAGCGCAGTCGGACACAAGAAAAAAATTGTTAGAACTGTTTGCCGAAGCAAACGGCGAGTTTCTGTCCGGGCAAAAGATCAGCGAGCAGCTCGGCTGTTCGCGGGCGGCCGTATGGAAACACATCGAGGAGCTGCGCAAAGAAGGGTTTGAACTCGAGGCGGTGCGCCGCCTTGGTTATCGGATCGTGAGCACGCCGGATAAGGTGACGGCAAACGAAATCCAGCTTGGCTTGAAAACCGAAACGCTCGGCCATACGATCCATTTTTTTGAGGAGGTCGATTCGACGCAGCGCATCGCGGCGAAGCTGGCCTATGAGGGGGCGCCGGAAGGGACGCTTGTCGTCGCCGAGGAGCAAAAAGCCGGGCGCGGACGCCTGGACCGGAAATGGTTTTCCCCCCAAGGGACCGGCATTTGGATGAGTTTGATTTTGCGGCCGCCCATCCCGCCCCAGCAGGCGCCGCAGCTGACGCTGCTTGTTGCGGTGGCCATCAGCCAAGCCATTCAAGAAGTAACCGGGCTTGTCCCGGATATTAAATGGCCAAACGATATTTTGCTTCATGGCAAGAAATGCGTCGGTATTTTAACCGAATTGCAAGCCGATCCTGACCGCGTCCGTTCGGTCATCGTCGGCATCGGCATTAACGTCAATCAGACGGGTGCGCAATTTCCCGAGGACATCCGCGCCATCGCCACATCGCTCGCCATGGAAAAAGGAGAGCGCATCAAGCGTGCGCCGCTCATCCAAGAAATTTTACTCCGAATCGAGCGGTTATATAAGCAATATTTGGCGCATGGCTTCCGCCCGGTGAAGCTCCTTTGGGAAGGGTACGCCGTCTCGATCGGCAAGCCGGTGACAGCAAGAACATTAGGCGGCGCGATTCGCGGCATCGCCCGCGGCATTACCGATGACGGGTTGCTGATCCTCGAGGATGAGCACCATCAGCTCCATTATATTCATTCAGCCGATATTCAACTGTAA
- a CDS encoding CCA tRNA nucleotidyltransferase, translating into MKPPFRQALGIIQRLKQHGHEAYFVGGAVRDLLLGRPIGDVDIATGALPEEVMAIFPKTIDVGSKHGTVVVVHEGKAYEVTTFRTDGDYEDYRRPESVTFVRSLEEDLKRRDFTMNAMAMDEHGTVIDPFGGQEAIEKRIIRTVGEAGARFREDALRMMRAVRFVSQLGFSLAMDTKQAIVANAPLLSHISVERMTMEMEKLLAGPFAAEALPLLAETRLSTYLPKLAEKDEPLRRAAAYEWPWLTAREERWALLCQVFSIKESRPFLRAWKLPNKVIDEAGAILAALAAVPEPAAWTNEQLFLAGLKRALSVETVRAALTGKPPGPQHDELRRRFAALPIKTKGELAVNGKEIIEWIGKPAGPWVKEMLDATWRAVVNGEVENEKERIYAWLMERSRTQEKNC; encoded by the coding sequence ATGAAACCGCCGTTCCGACAGGCGCTTGGGATCATCCAGCGGCTAAAGCAGCATGGCCATGAGGCGTATTTCGTCGGCGGTGCGGTGCGCGACTTGTTGCTCGGGCGCCCGATCGGCGACGTCGATATTGCGACAGGCGCTTTGCCGGAGGAAGTGATGGCAATTTTTCCGAAAACGATTGATGTCGGCTCGAAACACGGCACGGTCGTCGTTGTCCATGAAGGAAAAGCATATGAAGTGACAACGTTTCGCACGGATGGCGATTATGAAGACTACCGCCGTCCGGAGTCGGTGACGTTTGTCCGCTCGCTCGAGGAAGACTTAAAACGGCGCGATTTTACGATGAATGCCATGGCCATGGACGAACACGGGACGGTCATTGACCCGTTCGGGGGACAAGAAGCGATCGAAAAGCGGATCATTCGCACTGTCGGCGAAGCGGGCGCACGGTTTCGTGAAGATGCGCTCCGCATGATGCGGGCCGTCCGCTTTGTCAGCCAACTTGGCTTTTCACTCGCCATGGATACGAAGCAGGCCATCGTTGCCAACGCGCCGCTTCTCTCCCACATTTCAGTCGAGCGGATGACGATGGAGATGGAAAAGTTGCTTGCCGGCCCGTTTGCCGCCGAAGCGCTGCCGCTTTTGGCCGAAACAAGGTTGTCGACTTATTTGCCGAAACTGGCCGAAAAAGACGAGCCGCTGCGCCGGGCCGCCGCATACGAATGGCCGTGGCTCACGGCGCGCGAAGAACGGTGGGCGCTTTTGTGCCAAGTGTTCAGCATCAAGGAAAGCCGTCCATTTTTGCGCGCGTGGAAGCTGCCGAACAAAGTGATCGATGAAGCCGGTGCCATTTTGGCGGCGCTCGCCGCTGTCCCTGAACCGGCTGCGTGGACGAATGAGCAGCTGTTTTTGGCCGGTCTCAAGCGGGCGCTCTCGGTTGAAACGGTGCGTGCCGCTTTGACCGGAAAGCCGCCGGGGCCGCAACATGACGAGTTGCGCCGCCGCTTTGCCGCTTTGCCGATCAAAACGAAAGGGGAGCTGGCGGTCAACGGAAAAGAGATCATTGAGTGGATCGGAAAACCGGCCGGTCCGTGGGTGAAAGAGATGCTGGACGCCACATGGCGGGCGGTCGTCAACGGCGAAGTTGAAAACGAGAAGGAGCGGATTTACGCATGGCTCATGGAGCGCAGTCGGACACAAGAAAAAAATTGTTAG
- the bshA gene encoding N-acetyl-alpha-D-glucosaminyl L-malate synthase BshA, producing MKLKIGIVCYPTVGGSGVVATELGKLLAEKGHEIHFISSSMPFRLNKVYGNIYYHEVSVNQYSVFQYPPYDLALASKIAEVAKRERLDVLHAHYAVPHAVCAVLARQMVGELPIVTTLHGTDITVLGYDPSLSDMIKFGIEQSDVVTAVSDALVRQTYELLEVQKPIHTVYNFVDERVYRRREAGHLRREYGIGETENVIIHVSNFRKVKRVPDVVRAFAIVRRHVPAKLLLVGDGPEMTVVCRLVKELGLNGDVRFLGKQDKLEELYSISDVMMLLSEKESFGLVLLEAMACGVPCIGTAIGGIPEVIEDGKSGFLCPLGDVEEAARRALMLLSDRRLHQMMAEQAVQTVEQKFRSSDIVGQYEQLYALLAARKVRG from the coding sequence ATGAAGCTGAAAATAGGAATCGTCTGTTATCCGACGGTCGGAGGCTCAGGGGTCGTTGCGACGGAGCTCGGCAAGCTGCTGGCTGAAAAAGGACATGAAATTCATTTTATTTCATCAAGCATGCCGTTTCGGTTGAACAAGGTATATGGAAACATTTACTACCATGAAGTGAGCGTCAACCAATATTCTGTCTTTCAATACCCGCCGTACGATTTGGCGTTAGCGAGCAAAATCGCGGAGGTGGCGAAGCGGGAACGGCTCGATGTGCTTCATGCCCATTACGCTGTTCCGCATGCCGTCTGCGCCGTGCTGGCGCGGCAAATGGTCGGCGAGCTGCCGATTGTCACAACGCTGCACGGCACCGACATTACCGTATTGGGCTATGATCCGTCACTTTCTGATATGATCAAGTTCGGCATCGAGCAGTCGGACGTCGTCACGGCGGTGTCTGACGCCCTCGTTCGACAGACATACGAACTGCTTGAGGTGCAAAAACCGATTCATACGGTTTACAATTTTGTGGATGAACGCGTCTACCGCCGCCGGGAGGCGGGCCATTTACGGCGGGAGTACGGCATCGGCGAAACGGAAAATGTCATCATTCACGTCTCCAATTTTCGGAAAGTGAAGCGCGTGCCTGATGTGGTGCGCGCGTTTGCCATCGTGCGCCGGCACGTGCCGGCCAAGCTGTTGCTTGTTGGCGACGGTCCGGAAATGACCGTCGTCTGCCGGCTTGTCAAAGAGCTCGGACTGAACGGCGATGTCCGGTTTTTAGGGAAACAGGACAAACTGGAAGAGCTGTATTCGATCAGTGATGTGATGATGCTCTTGTCGGAAAAGGAAAGTTTCGGGCTCGTCCTGCTCGAGGCGATGGCGTGCGGCGTTCCGTGCATCGGCACGGCGATCGGGGGCATTCCGGAAGTGATTGAAGATGGAAAAAGCGGGTTTTTATGCCCGCTTGGCGATGTTGAAGAAGCGGCCAGGCGGGCGCTTATGCTGCTGTCCGATCGCCGCCTTCATCAAATGATGGCCGAGCAGGCCGTGCAAACGGTCGAGCAAAAATTTCGTTCGTCTGATATCGTCGGGCAGTATGAACAACTGTATGCTTTGCTGGCGGCAAGGAAGGTGAGAGGATGA
- the bshB1 gene encoding bacillithiol biosynthesis deacetylase BshB1 encodes MVETCDLLVFGAHPDDVEIGMGGTIAKYVRRGYRAVICDLTKAELSSNGTVDERQKEAAEAARRLGVALRLNLGLPDRGLSVEEEAIRRIVTVVRRYRPQLVFAPYWIDRHPDHGRCARLVEEAVFSAGIRRYGAGELGDAHRVRAMYYYMINAFERPHFLIDISETIGDKLASLRAYESQFEKRPGSVDTPLTNNYIEMIESRERWFGQQIGAAYAEGFLTKTPIHLFDLFEGAR; translated from the coding sequence ATGGTGGAAACGTGCGATCTGTTGGTGTTTGGCGCCCATCCAGACGATGTTGAAATCGGCATGGGCGGGACGATCGCTAAATATGTGCGGCGCGGATACCGCGCTGTCATTTGCGATTTAACGAAGGCAGAGCTATCGTCCAACGGCACGGTCGACGAGCGGCAGAAAGAGGCGGCTGAGGCGGCCCGTCGGCTCGGCGTGGCGCTGCGGCTCAACCTCGGGCTGCCGGACCGCGGCCTTTCCGTCGAGGAAGAGGCGATTCGCCGCATCGTAACGGTTGTCCGCCGCTATCGTCCGCAGCTTGTATTCGCCCCTTATTGGATCGACCGCCATCCGGACCACGGGCGATGCGCCCGCCTTGTCGAGGAAGCGGTTTTTTCCGCCGGCATCCGCCGCTATGGCGCCGGGGAGCTTGGGGATGCGCACCGCGTCCGCGCCATGTATTATTACATGATCAACGCGTTTGAACGGCCGCATTTTCTGATCGATATTAGCGAGACGATCGGTGACAAGCTGGCGAGCCTGCGCGCGTACGAAAGCCAGTTTGAAAAGCGGCCCGGTTCGGTTGACACGCCGCTTACAAACAACTACATCGAGATGATCGAAAGCAGAGAACGTTGGTTCGGCCAACAAATCGGCGCAGCGTACGCCGAAGGCTTTTTGACAAAAACACCTATCCATCTTTTCGACTTATTTGAGGGAGCGCGATGA
- the mgsA gene encoding methylglyoxal synthase has protein sequence MKIALIAHDEKKAEMVAFATAYAPVLANHELYATGTTGLRIQEATGLAIHRFQSGPYGGDQEIGAMIARNEMDLVIFFRDPLTAQPHEPDISALMRLCDVYAVPLATNIGTAELLIRGLERGDLAWRNIVRGRAKSEEEKETER, from the coding sequence ATGAAAATTGCGTTAATTGCCCATGATGAAAAAAAGGCGGAGATGGTCGCGTTTGCGACCGCCTATGCGCCTGTGTTGGCCAACCATGAACTGTACGCCACCGGTACGACCGGCTTGCGCATTCAAGAGGCGACCGGCCTCGCCATCCACCGCTTCCAGTCCGGACCGTACGGGGGCGATCAGGAAATCGGGGCGATGATCGCCCGCAACGAGATGGATCTCGTCATTTTTTTCCGCGACCCGCTCACCGCCCAGCCGCACGAACCGGACATTAGTGCGCTGATGCGCCTTTGCGACGTTTATGCGGTGCCGCTTGCGACGAACATAGGGACGGCGGAGTTGCTCATTCGCGGATTGGAGCGCGGCGATTTGGCATGGCGCAACATCGTCCGCGGCCGGGCAAAAAGCGAGGAGGAAAAGGAAACAGAAAGGTGA
- the dapB gene encoding 4-hydroxy-tetrahydrodipicolinate reductase: protein MTIRIVIAGPRGRMGREAVALVQRTDHFELAAVIDRRYDGQNLADLDGFAGINAPIYTDAARCFAEVKPDVLIDLTTPEVGKQHAELALRYGVRPVVGTTGFTPEDIERLTEIAEGKEIGAIIAPNFAVGAVLMMKFARMAAKYFTDVEIIELHHDQKLDAPSGTALKTAQLIAEVRPSKKQGHPDETETLAGARGASYDGIPIHSVRLPGFVAHQEVIFGGDGQTLTIRHDSLDRRSFMSGVKLAVETVMHLHTLVYGLEHILE from the coding sequence ATGACAATTCGCATCGTGATCGCCGGGCCGCGCGGCCGCATGGGCCGTGAGGCGGTGGCGCTCGTGCAAAGAACGGACCATTTCGAACTGGCCGCGGTCATCGACCGCCGCTATGACGGACAAAATTTGGCTGACCTCGACGGGTTTGCCGGCATCAACGCCCCGATTTACACGGATGCCGCCCGCTGTTTTGCCGAGGTGAAGCCGGATGTGCTCATCGATTTAACGACGCCCGAGGTCGGAAAACAACATGCCGAACTGGCGCTGCGCTACGGCGTTCGTCCGGTCGTCGGCACGACCGGGTTTACGCCTGAAGATATCGAGCGTCTGACGGAGATTGCTGAGGGGAAAGAAATCGGCGCCATCATTGCCCCGAACTTTGCCGTTGGCGCGGTGTTGATGATGAAATTTGCCCGCATGGCGGCCAAATATTTCACCGATGTGGAAATTATCGAATTGCATCACGATCAAAAGCTTGATGCCCCATCCGGAACGGCGCTGAAAACAGCGCAACTGATCGCCGAGGTGCGCCCGTCGAAAAAACAAGGCCATCCGGACGAAACAGAAACGCTTGCCGGCGCGCGAGGCGCTTCTTACGACGGCATTCCGATCCACAGCGTCCGCCTGCCGGGGTTTGTCGCCCATCAGGAAGTCATTTTCGGCGGTGACGGACAGACGCTGACGATCCGCCATGATTCGCTTGACCGCCGCTCATTCATGTCGGGAGTCAAACTGGCGGTCGAAACGGTTATGCACTTACATACGCTTGTCTACGGGCTTGAACATATTTTAGAATAG
- a CDS encoding nucleotide pyrophosphohydrolase produces the protein MQGKTMKQMQQEVDEYIGQFQEGYFSPLAMLARLTEELGELAREINHHYGEKPKKATEQEKTVEEELGDLLFVLICFANSLGIDLQTAHDRVMDKFRTRDRDRWTRKEEES, from the coding sequence ATGCAGGGAAAAACGATGAAGCAAATGCAACAGGAAGTGGACGAATATATCGGGCAGTTTCAAGAAGGCTATTTCAGCCCGCTCGCCATGCTCGCGCGGCTGACCGAAGAGCTTGGCGAACTGGCGCGCGAAATCAATCACCATTACGGGGAAAAGCCGAAAAAAGCGACCGAACAGGAAAAAACAGTAGAAGAAGAGCTTGGCGATTTGTTGTTCGTGCTTATTTGTTTCGCCAATTCGCTCGGCATTGATTTGCAGACGGCGCACGACCGGGTGATGGACAAGTTTCGCACCCGTGACCGCGACCGCTGGACGCGAAAGGAGGAAGAGTCATGA
- a CDS encoding YitT family protein, giving the protein MIFGLKVKNSLFILLGAAIFAFGLVHFNMQNNLAEGGFTGITLLLYFLFGFDPAVTNLALNIPLFFVGWKLLGRQTFLYTVLGTVAVSMFLSIFQRYMIHMPLRHDMTLAALFAGVFIGVGLGIIFRYGGTTGGVDIIARLVYKYKSISMGKTMFAFDAAVITLSLLLYLSYREAMYTLVAVFIAARVIDFMQEGGYAAKGATIISEKSEEIANRILTEMERGVTVLKGRGSYTKRDRDVLYCVVAKNELPRLKNVIMSVDPHAFVAVTDVHDVLGEGFTLDEQKRPLEQ; this is encoded by the coding sequence ATGATTTTCGGCTTAAAGGTGAAAAACAGTTTGTTTATTTTGCTTGGTGCCGCTATTTTCGCCTTCGGACTCGTTCATTTCAATATGCAAAACAATTTAGCGGAAGGCGGTTTTACGGGCATCACCCTTCTTCTTTATTTTTTGTTTGGTTTTGACCCGGCCGTCACCAACTTGGCGCTGAACATCCCGCTCTTTTTTGTCGGCTGGAAGCTGCTCGGCCGCCAGACGTTTCTTTATACCGTTCTCGGTACTGTCGCTGTTTCTATGTTTTTATCCATTTTTCAACGCTATATGATTCATATGCCACTGCGGCATGATATGACGCTCGCGGCACTGTTTGCCGGGGTGTTCATCGGCGTCGGCCTCGGCATCATTTTCCGCTACGGCGGCACGACCGGGGGCGTCGACATTATCGCCCGCCTCGTCTATAAATATAAAAGCATCAGCATGGGCAAAACAATGTTTGCCTTTGATGCCGCCGTCATTACATTGTCGCTTCTTCTTTACCTTTCGTACCGCGAGGCGATGTATACGTTAGTCGCCGTCTTCATCGCCGCCCGAGTCATTGATTTTATGCAAGAGGGCGGCTACGCGGCGAAAGGGGCGACGATCATCTCAGAAAAAAGCGAGGAAATCGCGAATCGCATTTTGACGGAAATGGAACGTGGCGTCACCGTATTAAAAGGACGCGGCTCATATACGAAACGCGATCGCGACGTCTTATATTGCGTCGTCGCCAAAAACGAGCTGCCACGCTTAAAAAACGTCATTATGTCCGTCGACCCGCACGCCTTTGTCGCGGTCACCGATGTGCACGATGTGCTCGGCGAAGGATTTACGCTTGATGAACAAAAACGGCCGCTTGAGCAATAA
- the ypjB gene encoding sporulation protein YpjB produces the protein MKRIGLAMLLSLAFLWPAPVGAAGQTNEWEQLDDISDEALQLGKNERFTEAKDVLLYFSERFFALGARERLKSADELRAVTVTHEHAVKAMTASIPEEDKIAALAQFRLVVDAVQSTYQPLWSEMEPALMEALAAMEQAAERGEREAYEAAFRQFIDRYTLIEPSVKIDVPPKAAKKVDSNLEALQAASFWQLAKSEQRERLAAARRDVEALFDGVKKDEADPSLIWVMISTGGVIVLTLTYVGWRKYKGEKEEKRTRQPEE, from the coding sequence ATGAAACGAATCGGGCTGGCCATGTTGTTATCGCTCGCCTTTTTATGGCCAGCGCCCGTTGGCGCGGCCGGACAAACGAATGAGTGGGAACAGCTTGACGACATTTCCGACGAGGCGCTGCAATTGGGAAAAAATGAGCGTTTTACTGAAGCCAAAGACGTACTCCTTTATTTTTCTGAGCGGTTTTTCGCCCTTGGGGCGAGGGAACGGTTGAAATCGGCTGACGAGCTGAGGGCGGTGACTGTGACGCACGAACATGCGGTAAAGGCCATGACAGCATCGATTCCGGAAGAGGACAAAATTGCTGCTCTCGCACAGTTCCGTCTTGTAGTCGACGCCGTCCAATCGACGTATCAGCCGCTCTGGTCAGAGATGGAGCCGGCTCTCATGGAGGCGCTCGCCGCGATGGAACAAGCGGCGGAACGTGGGGAAAGGGAGGCATATGAGGCTGCCTTTCGCCAGTTTATTGACCGTTATACATTAATTGAGCCGAGTGTGAAAATCGATGTGCCGCCGAAAGCAGCTAAAAAGGTTGACAGCAATCTTGAAGCGCTGCAGGCCGCCTCGTTTTGGCAGCTTGCCAAAAGCGAGCAACGCGAGCGGCTTGCCGCCGCGCGCCGCGATGTCGAGGCGCTGTTTGACGGGGTGAAAAAAGACGAAGCCGACCCGTCGCTCATTTGGGTGATGATTTCGACCGGCGGAGTGATCGTGTTGACGCTGACGTATGTCGGTTGGCGGAAGTACAAAGGCGAAAAGGAAGAAAAGCGGACGCGGCAGCCGGAAGAATAG
- a CDS encoding DUF1405 domain-containing protein, with protein sequence MAWIYAIFASRPVVWLLLIVNAAGTVYGYYWYRYQLADTPPVFLPFVPDSPTASLFFLIVLGAWLAGRRVPLFEALALVTLVKYGIWAVVMNVLVWRVTGTLDWAGWMLIVSHGAMAVEGMLYAPLYRFRPVHLALAAVWTLHNDVIDYVFGMMPRYHMLADYAGQIGYFTFWLSMASIAVAYWLGIRVQRQPFFPPSRTAVE encoded by the coding sequence ATGGCATGGATTTATGCGATATTCGCCTCTCGGCCGGTTGTTTGGCTGCTGTTGATCGTCAACGCCGCCGGCACTGTTTACGGCTATTATTGGTACCGCTATCAGCTTGCGGACACACCGCCTGTCTTTTTGCCCTTTGTTCCCGACAGCCCGACGGCGAGCCTTTTTTTTCTCATCGTCCTCGGCGCTTGGCTGGCTGGCCGGCGGGTGCCGCTGTTTGAAGCGCTGGCACTTGTGACACTTGTCAAATACGGGATTTGGGCGGTTGTCATGAACGTGCTCGTTTGGCGTGTCACCGGAACGCTCGATTGGGCGGGATGGATGCTCATCGTTTCACACGGAGCTATGGCGGTCGAAGGCATGCTGTACGCCCCGCTTTACCGGTTTCGCCCCGTTCATCTCGCCTTGGCGGCGGTTTGGACGCTGCATAATGACGTCATCGATTACGTGTTTGGCATGATGCCGCGCTATCATATGTTGGCCGATTATGCTGGCCAAATCGGCTATTTTACGTTCTGGCTGAGCATGGCTTCCATCGCTGTTGCGTATTGGCTCGGCATCCGCGTGCAGCGGCAGCCGTTTTTTCCTCCCTCCCGGACAGCGGTGGAATAG